A single Campylobacter concisus DNA region contains:
- a CDS encoding M16 family metallopeptidase, with the protein MIKFNKTKLENGLEIYHVPVNPGSKVISVDVFYKVGSRNEVMGKSGIAHMLEHLNFKSTKNLRAGEFDEIVKGFGGVNNASTGFDYTHYFIKASNENLDKTLGLFAELMKNLSLKDKEFQPERDVVHEERRWRTDNNPMGYLYFRLYNHAFIYHPYHWTPIGFIKDIENWNISDIKEFHATFYQPKNAILMISGDIGKDEAFKLAKKNFSGIKNKRAIPKTHCKEPEQDGARRAIIYKDSQTQMLAIAYKIPNFKHADQVGLNAISEYLATGKSSILQQRLVDELMLVNQIYAYNMSCVDENLFIFLAVCNPDVEANVVEAEILKIIDDLKNKPIDKDDVLRVKNLIKTDFIYSFESASKVANLYGSYLARGDIKPLYELEKNIDKIDAKLLKEIANRYFNEKTSTTIILKKE; encoded by the coding sequence TTGATAAAATTTAATAAAACAAAACTAGAAAACGGACTAGAAATTTATCACGTACCAGTAAATCCTGGTTCAAAAGTGATAAGCGTAGATGTCTTTTATAAAGTTGGATCAAGAAACGAAGTAATGGGCAAAAGTGGCATAGCTCACATGCTAGAGCATCTAAATTTCAAGTCAACCAAAAATTTACGAGCCGGGGAGTTTGATGAGATCGTAAAAGGCTTTGGCGGCGTAAATAACGCAAGTACAGGCTTTGACTACACTCACTACTTCATAAAAGCCTCAAATGAAAATTTAGACAAAACGCTTGGTCTTTTTGCCGAGCTTATGAAAAATTTAAGCCTAAAAGATAAAGAATTTCAGCCAGAGCGAGACGTGGTGCATGAAGAGCGCAGGTGGCGAACAGACAACAACCCTATGGGATATCTATACTTTAGGCTCTACAACCACGCATTTATCTATCATCCATATCACTGGACACCGATAGGCTTTATAAAAGATATCGAAAACTGGAATATCTCCGACATAAAAGAATTTCACGCTACTTTTTATCAGCCAAAAAATGCGATTTTGATGATAAGTGGCGACATCGGCAAGGATGAGGCATTTAAGCTAGCTAAGAAAAATTTTAGCGGCATAAAAAACAAAAGAGCTATCCCAAAAACTCACTGCAAAGAGCCTGAGCAAGACGGCGCTAGAAGAGCAATCATCTATAAAGATAGCCAAACACAAATGCTAGCGATTGCTTACAAAATCCCAAATTTTAAACACGCTGATCAAGTGGGGCTAAACGCGATAAGCGAGTATCTAGCCACTGGCAAAAGCTCTATTTTGCAGCAGCGCCTAGTCGATGAGCTAATGCTTGTAAACCAAATTTATGCTTATAATATGAGCTGTGTTGATGAAAATTTATTTATATTTTTAGCAGTTTGCAACCCAGATGTCGAAGCAAACGTAGTTGAAGCTGAAATTTTAAAGATCATAGATGATTTAAAAAATAAGCCAATCGACAAAGATGATGTTTTAAGAGTTAAAAATTTGATAAAAACTGATTTTATTTACTCATTTGAGAGTGCAAGCAAGGTTGCAAATTTATATGGCTCATACCTTGCTAGAGGCGACATAAAGCCACTTTACGAGCTTGAAAAAAATATCGATAAGATAGATGCCAAGCTTTTAAAAGAGATAGCAAATAGATATTTTAATGAAAAAACCAGCACAACAATAATATTAAAAAAGGAATAA
- a CDS encoding quinone-dependent dihydroorotate dehydrogenase, producing MSLNYDTLKSIFFKFDPETAHKIAELAMIGANKIFPGSLSFVANKCVVDDNALKQNLFSSTYHNPVGIAGGFDKNATMFEALTALGFGYLEFGTFTPKPQPGNDKPRLFRLVDEESIQNAMGFNNDGCETIKNRVKKLYPYTLPIWANIGKNKVTPNEDAIKDYEILVKEFSEICDTFVINVSSPNTPNLRALQDESFIKELFSVILPLTKKPIIFKIAPDMSHEDAINLCSCAVENGASGVLVSNTSVDYSLSHSSNLKDFGGLSGKVIAKKSKEIFKAVADELYGKTTLIACGGIDSGAEAYERIKMGANLVQIFTSFIFKGPMIARDINLEILELLKRDGFASISEAVGIDVKK from the coding sequence ATGAGCTTAAACTACGATACTTTAAAATCTATATTTTTTAAATTTGATCCTGAAACTGCCCATAAAATAGCAGAACTTGCAATGATCGGAGCAAATAAAATTTTTCCAGGATCATTAAGCTTTGTAGCAAATAAGTGCGTGGTCGATGACAATGCACTAAAACAAAATTTATTCTCAAGCACTTATCACAACCCAGTTGGTATAGCTGGGGGCTTTGATAAAAACGCCACAATGTTTGAAGCGCTCACAGCTCTTGGATTTGGGTATTTAGAATTTGGCACATTTACTCCAAAACCTCAACCTGGCAACGACAAACCAAGACTTTTTAGGCTCGTAGACGAAGAGAGCATCCAAAATGCGATGGGCTTTAACAACGACGGCTGTGAGACTATTAAAAATAGAGTCAAAAAACTTTATCCTTATACTTTACCTATCTGGGCAAACATCGGTAAAAACAAGGTTACACCAAACGAAGACGCAATAAAAGACTATGAAATTTTAGTAAAGGAATTTAGTGAAATTTGCGACACATTTGTCATAAACGTCTCATCGCCAAATACACCAAATTTAAGAGCTTTGCAAGATGAGAGCTTCATAAAAGAGCTTTTTAGTGTCATTTTACCACTTACTAAAAAGCCAATCATCTTTAAAATCGCTCCTGATATGAGTCACGAAGATGCGATCAATCTTTGCAGCTGCGCTGTAGAAAACGGTGCTAGTGGCGTGCTTGTCTCAAATACAAGCGTTGATTACTCACTCTCTCACTCGTCAAATTTAAAGGATTTTGGCGGACTAAGCGGTAAGGTAATCGCTAAAAAGTCAAAAGAGATATTTAAAGCCGTGGCAGACGAGCTTTACGGCAAGACGACGCTTATCGCATGTGGCGGCATAGATAGCGGTGCAGAGGCTTATGAGCGCATAAAAATGGGAGCAAATTTGGTCCAAATTTTTACAAGCTTTATCTTTAAAGGGCCAATGATCGCAAGAGATATAAATTTAGAAATTTTAGAACTTTTAAAAAGAGATGGCTTTGCCTCTATTAGCGAAGCGGTCGGCATAGATGTTAAAAAATAA
- a CDS encoding ABC transporter ATP-binding protein, with translation MNNFGLKDVLKRFGPYFKDYIPHFILAFIGMGLASGGTAVSAYLVEPVLNKIFVEKNETLLYLLPCAIIAIYLLKNIGTFMQAYFTAYIGQDTIRRFREKMVENLLNLDMKFFNDFRTGELISRTTNDIERIRSIVSSFIPELIRELVTIMGLLCVVIYQSPKLAFFALVVMPVAIYPISRLAKKMKKISKQSQEKTSDITSALSEIFTNIEIIKANNAQKYEHSRFVEENNKFFKLNLKTVKIEQLVSPLMETIGSIGVAAVIIIGGKDVIDGNINMGAFFSFLTALFMLYTPLKRIVNIYNKMQDAIAASERTFFLIDKVSQIKDGEKVLSEEINLIKFNDACLSYGNKEVLKGINLEARKSEFIALVGSSGGGKTSLMNLLMRFYDVNSGEILINDTNLKDIKIHSLRQNIGLVTQRVYIFNDTIAKNVAYGREFDEEAVVNALKMANAYEFVSKLDDGIHTILNEFGTNLSGGQRQRIAIARALYQNPQILIFDEATSALDNESEKEITKAINNLRNKKIIFVIAHRLSTVESADKIAVLSGGKVVDIGSDEELSKRNEIYAKLKGKALV, from the coding sequence ATGAATAATTTTGGCTTAAAAGATGTGCTAAAGCGCTTTGGCCCGTATTTTAAAGACTACATTCCACACTTTATCCTAGCCTTTATAGGTATGGGGCTTGCAAGTGGTGGAACAGCAGTCAGTGCGTATCTGGTGGAGCCAGTACTTAATAAAATTTTTGTTGAAAAAAACGAAACACTGCTTTATTTGTTACCATGTGCGATCATCGCTATTTATCTGTTAAAAAATATAGGCACATTTATGCAGGCTTATTTTACGGCATATATCGGCCAAGATACGATTAGAAGATTTCGTGAAAAGATGGTCGAAAATTTACTAAATTTGGACATGAAATTTTTTAATGATTTTAGAACAGGCGAGCTAATAAGCAGAACCACGAACGACATAGAGCGCATAAGATCTATTGTTTCAAGTTTCATACCTGAGCTTATTAGAGAGCTTGTAACTATCATGGGTCTGCTTTGTGTAGTCATATATCAAAGCCCTAAATTGGCGTTTTTTGCACTTGTGGTCATGCCAGTAGCCATTTATCCGATCTCGCGCCTTGCAAAGAAGATGAAAAAAATTTCAAAGCAGTCGCAAGAAAAGACATCCGATATCACTTCAGCCTTGAGTGAAATTTTTACAAATATCGAGATCATCAAGGCAAATAATGCCCAAAAATACGAGCATTCACGTTTTGTTGAAGAAAATAACAAATTTTTTAAGTTAAACCTTAAAACCGTAAAAATCGAGCAATTAGTAAGCCCACTAATGGAAACAATTGGCTCAATTGGCGTAGCTGCTGTCATCATAATAGGCGGCAAAGACGTCATCGACGGAAATATAAACATGGGTGCTTTCTTTTCATTTTTAACTGCGCTTTTCATGCTCTACACCCCTCTAAAACGTATCGTAAATATATACAATAAAATGCAAGATGCGATCGCTGCAAGCGAGAGAACCTTTTTCTTGATAGATAAAGTAAGCCAGATAAAAGATGGCGAAAAAGTATTAAGTGAAGAGATAAATTTAATTAAATTTAATGATGCCTGCCTAAGCTACGGCAATAAAGAGGTTTTAAAAGGTATAAATTTGGAGGCTCGTAAATCAGAATTTATAGCCCTTGTTGGCTCAAGTGGTGGCGGAAAAACCTCGCTCATGAATCTACTTATGAGATTTTACGACGTAAATAGCGGCGAAATTTTAATAAATGATACAAATTTAAAAGATATCAAGATCCACTCACTTCGCCAAAATATTGGCCTTGTAACACAGCGTGTCTATATCTTTAATGATACGATTGCTAAAAATGTAGCTTATGGCAGAGAATTTGACGAAGAAGCAGTCGTAAATGCTCTAAAAATGGCAAATGCCTATGAGTTTGTAAGCAAGCTTGATGATGGTATCCACACCATTTTAAACGAATTTGGCACAAACCTTTCAGGCGGTCAAAGACAACGCATCGCAATAGCAAGAGCACTTTATCAAAACCCACAAATTCTTATCTTTGACGAAGCTACTTCAGCGCTTGATAACGAGAGTGAAAAAGAGATCACAAAGGCTATAAACAACCTAAGAAACAAAAAGATCATCTTTGTCATCGCTCACCGTCTAAGCACGGTTGAGAGTGCTGATAAGATCGCGGTTTTAAGTGGTGGAAAGGTCGTTGATATCGGAAGTGATGAAGAGCTTAGCAAGAGAAATGAAATTTATGCAAAACTTAAAGGCAAAGCCTTAGTTTAA
- the cysS gene encoding cysteine--tRNA ligase, giving the protein MRIFDTSKREKVEFSPIKDGEASIYLCGPTVYDDAHLGHAKSAVSFDLLRRVLKALGYKVKFARNYTDIDDKILNKMAQTGQSLEEITSKYIAHYESDMGALNVLDPDFKPKATQCLEAIINYIKVLMDRGVAYKTSDGIYFDTSKDSGYFSISGKDNNTDLIARVVCFCEKRDEKDFVLWKFDEKWYESPFGKGRPGWHTECVAMIREFLSDKENDKFEIDIHAGGIDLLFPHHENEASQCRCAYHKNLSKYWMHNGFIKVNNEKMSKSLNNSFFVKDALKNVHGEVLRYYLLTSHYRAHFNYSDEDLVASKKRLDKIYRLKKRVDGVQVGMANESFKNELLEALSDDLNASKALASVDEFVKTANERLDSNPKDKAYKAEVAANLELIGEILGIAITNYVEYFQFGITGEQKEQIQKLLDERAVAKKERNFARADEIRDELAKINISIMDTPNGAVWERNNE; this is encoded by the coding sequence ATGCGAATTTTTGATACTTCTAAAAGAGAAAAGGTTGAGTTTAGCCCGATCAAAGATGGCGAAGCTAGCATCTATCTGTGCGGTCCAACGGTCTATGACGACGCGCATTTGGGACATGCAAAGTCAGCCGTTAGCTTTGATCTTTTAAGAAGGGTCTTAAAAGCGCTTGGCTACAAGGTCAAATTTGCAAGAAACTACACCGACATCGACGATAAAATTTTAAATAAAATGGCGCAAACCGGACAAAGCCTAGAAGAGATCACAAGCAAATATATAGCACACTATGAGAGCGACATGGGCGCTTTAAACGTGCTTGATCCAGACTTTAAACCAAAGGCTACGCAGTGCTTGGAGGCGATCATTAACTACATCAAAGTGCTTATGGATAGAGGTGTGGCGTATAAAACGAGCGATGGAATTTACTTTGATACGAGCAAGGATAGTGGCTATTTTAGCATTAGCGGCAAGGACAACAACACCGATCTAATCGCACGCGTAGTATGTTTTTGCGAGAAAAGAGATGAAAAAGACTTTGTGCTTTGGAAATTTGACGAGAAATGGTACGAGAGCCCATTTGGCAAGGGTCGCCCTGGCTGGCACACTGAGTGCGTGGCGATGATAAGAGAATTTCTAAGCGATAAAGAAAATGATAAATTTGAGATCGACATCCACGCTGGCGGTATCGACCTACTCTTTCCGCACCACGAAAATGAAGCTAGCCAGTGCAGATGCGCCTATCACAAAAATTTAAGCAAATACTGGATGCACAATGGCTTTATAAAGGTAAATAACGAAAAGATGAGCAAGAGCCTAAACAACAGCTTTTTTGTAAAAGACGCCCTAAAAAACGTTCATGGCGAAGTGCTTAGATATTACCTGCTTACGAGCCATTATAGGGCTCATTTTAACTATTCAGATGAAGATCTAGTAGCTTCAAAAAAGAGACTTGATAAAATTTATCGCCTCAAAAAAAGAGTTGATGGCGTGCAAGTAGGCATGGCAAATGAGAGTTTTAAAAATGAGCTGCTTGAGGCGCTAAGCGATGATCTAAACGCTTCAAAAGCGCTTGCAAGTGTCGATGAGTTTGTAAAAACGGCCAATGAAAGACTTGATAGTAATCCAAAAGATAAAGCATATAAGGCCGAAGTAGCGGCAAATTTAGAGCTGATAGGCGAAATTTTAGGCATTGCTATCACAAACTATGTGGAGTATTTTCAGTTTGGCATAACTGGCGAGCAAAAAGAGCAAATTCAAAAGCTTCTTGATGAGCGCGCGGTAGCTAAAAAGGAGAGAAATTTCGCAAGAGCTGATGAGATAAGAGATGAGCTAGCAAAAATAAATATCTCTATCATGGATACGCCAAATGGCGCAGTTTGGGAGAGAAATAATGAATAA
- the murJ gene encoding murein biosynthesis integral membrane protein MurJ, with protein sequence MFIKGFFSNSVGIMTSRILGLIRDLLTASILGAGIFSDLFFIAFKIPNLFRRIFGEGAFTQAFLPNFTNNKKKAIFQAEIFIKFLLFIGVLTLLVNLFTPYFIKIIASGLSEQNIIDAVPLVRINFYYLALVYIVTFMGALLQYKGHFATTAFSTVLLNLAMIASLLLARGKSESVVALYLSFGVVAGGILQVLVHLIAMKFNALNKIFWGGLSGYFKGKRAQSKGFFINFYHGLLGSSAMQISAFMDTWLASFLVSGSISYLFYANRIFQLPLAIFAIALSQALFPKITRLLKQKDEANAIVWTKKSFYPLLCALLAATITGVVLSEFIIWLLFERGNFVRANTIECAKVLSAYLVGLTPFGLAKIFSLWLYANMKQKEAAKISIICLVANLILAVILMQKFGAAGLAFASSLGGFLQLILYIRAFGAKRFLAIIEPKFIAAIAFAAVLLYFGLTFLKDIFNANF encoded by the coding sequence ATGTTTATAAAAGGCTTTTTTTCAAACTCAGTTGGCATCATGACTTCAAGGATTTTAGGGCTTATAAGAGATCTTTTAACGGCTTCTATCCTTGGTGCTGGCATATTTAGCGACCTTTTTTTCATAGCATTTAAGATACCAAATTTATTTCGCCGTATCTTTGGCGAGGGCGCTTTTACACAGGCATTTTTGCCAAATTTTACAAATAACAAGAAAAAAGCGATCTTTCAGGCTGAAATTTTCATCAAATTTCTACTTTTTATAGGCGTTTTGACGCTTCTTGTAAATTTATTTACGCCCTACTTTATAAAGATCATCGCAAGCGGTTTAAGCGAGCAAAATATCATAGATGCAGTGCCGCTTGTGCGTATAAATTTCTACTATCTAGCCCTTGTTTATATCGTCACTTTCATGGGTGCACTGCTTCAGTATAAAGGGCACTTTGCAACGACTGCGTTTTCTACTGTGCTACTAAATTTAGCCATGATCGCATCGCTACTTTTAGCTCGTGGCAAGAGTGAGAGCGTGGTCGCACTTTATCTTAGTTTTGGTGTCGTTGCAGGCGGCATCTTGCAGGTTTTGGTGCATCTAATCGCTATGAAATTTAACGCCTTAAATAAAATTTTTTGGGGTGGCCTAAGCGGATATTTTAAAGGCAAAAGAGCGCAGAGCAAAGGCTTTTTTATAAATTTCTATCACGGCTTGCTTGGCTCAAGTGCTATGCAGATAAGCGCATTTATGGATACTTGGCTAGCTAGTTTTTTGGTAAGTGGCTCAATAAGCTACCTCTTTTATGCAAATAGAATTTTTCAGCTCCCGCTTGCCATCTTTGCGATCGCACTCTCTCAGGCACTATTTCCAAAGATCACCAGACTTTTAAAGCAAAAAGACGAAGCAAACGCCATAGTTTGGACGAAAAAGAGCTTTTATCCGCTCCTTTGTGCCCTGCTAGCAGCCACGATCACAGGCGTTGTGCTAAGTGAGTTTATCATCTGGCTCTTGTTTGAGAGAGGGAATTTCGTAAGAGCAAACACCATTGAGTGCGCCAAGGTGCTAAGTGCTTATTTGGTGGGGCTTACGCCATTTGGACTGGCTAAAATTTTCTCACTTTGGCTCTACGCAAATATGAAGCAAAAAGAGGCAGCCAAAATTTCTATCATCTGCCTTGTGGCAAATTTGATCCTAGCTGTCATTTTGATGCAGAAATTTGGAGCAGCTGGCCTTGCATTTGCAAGCTCGCTTGGGGGATTTTTGCAGCTTATTTTATATATAAGAGCCTTTGGGGCTAAGCGATTTTTAGCTATAATCGAGCCTAAATTTATAGCCGCTATCGCTTTTGCGGCGGTTTTGCTCTATTTTGGTTTAACATTTTTAAAGGATATATTTAATGCGAATTTTTGA
- a CDS encoding flagellar assembly protein A produces MSENVQENERFLPPTQIQTSTPYLSLKELSKQYSVPVEFIDFKLSNILTYYKNKDNVEPVFVPEENLSFFDDNTFYLDETLEIEQVYDVEFFDVRLNAVPKLPKIEIGVNSTVTKVVAKVKATKDCEYEQHYEDKLFEYIAKQLMKAQILIGIRIGKLKDELKQIASVVHVKGELDKDYILNITQGINPKKATDAKILYYYKDKLDAIKEEDKIDYADRGFVFGVAQDEVIMEEKKSHEGQNGRDARGKLLAVEKPKEDTGKEISISENIERVENDDSIIYIAKKSGYVVEKNGSFDIEERIEINEANFKTTGSIQAGTDTNVTLVVRETDTIKDAIGTGIIVEADEIEVKGNVGANAMVKANEVIIGGQTHQKAKIYAKNAKISIHIGKVEAENVEIDRLEGGNVVAKRVKINSVVGGSITAQNIQINTLGSNCTITASHLIDVRYLRGTDNKFIIDTSKMPESAEATQEQLNKIEYTKAELASLLKNIETKKNVINENKDSIYTIKAKVEELSKAKVIPPVTFMKKLKEYQGLVNEYNTLLKIFKDKKELLATLKDELEIMQNGIFSAKVINRGNWVELNEIRFVIVDPPQNVTYISKQNETAHAITLEKICDGDEAEYKIKKSNKLEDYTDTNF; encoded by the coding sequence TTGAGCGAGAACGTGCAAGAAAACGAGAGATTTTTACCGCCAACGCAAATTCAAACTTCTACGCCTTATCTATCGCTTAAAGAGCTAAGCAAACAATATAGCGTGCCGGTGGAATTTATAGACTTTAAACTCTCAAATATCTTAACTTACTACAAAAATAAAGATAACGTCGAGCCAGTTTTTGTCCCTGAAGAAAATTTAAGCTTTTTTGATGACAACACATTTTATCTTGACGAGACGCTAGAGATCGAGCAGGTCTATGATGTGGAATTTTTTGATGTTAGGCTAAATGCTGTGCCAAAGCTTCCAAAGATAGAAATCGGCGTAAATTCAACAGTTACAAAAGTAGTCGCAAAGGTAAAAGCTACAAAAGATTGTGAATACGAACAGCATTACGAAGATAAACTTTTTGAATATATCGCCAAACAGCTTATGAAAGCTCAAATTTTAATAGGTATAAGGATTGGCAAACTAAAAGACGAGTTAAAACAAATCGCCTCAGTTGTGCATGTAAAGGGCGAACTTGATAAAGACTACATACTAAACATAACACAAGGTATAAATCCAAAAAAAGCTACCGATGCAAAGATACTTTACTACTACAAAGATAAACTTGATGCGATAAAAGAGGAAGATAAGATTGATTACGCTGATAGAGGTTTTGTTTTTGGCGTGGCACAAGATGAAGTGATAATGGAAGAGAAAAAGTCTCACGAAGGGCAAAATGGCCGTGATGCGAGAGGCAAATTATTAGCAGTAGAAAAGCCAAAAGAAGATACTGGCAAAGAGATAAGTATAAGCGAAAATATAGAGAGAGTAGAAAATGACGATAGCATAATATATATCGCTAAAAAATCAGGATATGTAGTTGAGAAAAATGGCTCATTTGATATTGAAGAGCGTATAGAGATAAATGAAGCAAATTTTAAAACAACTGGCTCTATTCAAGCAGGTACTGATACAAATGTGACTTTGGTGGTTAGGGAAACCGATACTATAAAAGATGCCATCGGCACTGGTATCATCGTGGAGGCTGACGAGATCGAGGTTAAAGGAAATGTCGGTGCAAATGCGATGGTTAAAGCAAATGAAGTAATAATCGGCGGTCAAACACACCAAAAGGCTAAAATTTATGCAAAGAATGCAAAAATTTCTATCCATATCGGTAAGGTTGAAGCTGAAAATGTCGAGATAGATAGGCTAGAAGGCGGAAACGTCGTAGCAAAAAGAGTTAAGATAAATAGCGTCGTTGGTGGCTCTATAACTGCTCAAAATATCCAAATAAATACGCTTGGCTCAAACTGCACTATCACAGCTTCACACTTAATAGACGTAAGATATCTAAGGGGCACTGACAATAAATTTATAATCGATACTAGCAAAATGCCTGAAAGTGCTGAGGCTACGCAAGAGCAATTAAATAAGATCGAATATACAAAAGCAGAGCTTGCCTCACTTCTAAAAAATATTGAAACAAAGAAAAATGTCATAAATGAAAATAAAGACTCGATTTATACCATAAAAGCAAAGGTAGAAGAGCTCTCAAAAGCTAAAGTGATACCGCCAGTTACCTTTATGAAAAAGCTAAAAGAGTATCAAGGTCTAGTCAATGAATATAACACTTTGTTAAAAATTTTTAAAGATAAAAAAGAGTTGCTAGCTACTCTAAAAGATGAGCTTGAGATCATGCAAAATGGAATATTTTCTGCAAAAGTGATAAATAGAGGCAACTGGGTTGAACTAAATGAGATTAGATTTGTTATCGTTGATCCTCCACAAAATGTCACTTATATCTCAAAACAAAATGAAACCGCTCATGCTATTACTTTGGAGAAGATCTGCGATGGCGATGAGGCTGAGTATAAGATCAAAAAGTCAAATAAATTAGAAGACTACACAGATACAAATTTTTAA